The sequence below is a genomic window from Cicer arietinum cultivar CDC Frontier isolate Library 1 chromosome 6, Cicar.CDCFrontier_v2.0, whole genome shotgun sequence.
ttaagtgtttgaaattaaGTATTTTGTGTATTGGATTATATTGACAAGTATTTTAAAGACATTTGATAAAGATTGACcaaatttgtttgttattttaaattaaataattataatattttatattattaaaaattaaatttatcaaacactttaattttaattaattaattttttaattataaattattaattattaactaattttttaattatcgaTCAACTTTTTAACTATCAGCTaacttataacttaattttatataaataacgTATATTGGTAACAAATACAAGGATATAAGGATTGGTTATGAAAGGTTATTTCATATccaaagttttaaatatttcttaGAAGGAAAACAACGGTGCTCGAAGGAAGCACGGTGATTCCTCGGGAAGCTTTCTACCAACAAAAAGTTGTTAAGACAAATAATGTAAAAgaaacattaaataaaagaaattaacttCCTCAAAGTGAACTACAgctaaaaaaatagaaagagacGAAGAACAATTGGATTGCAGATAAATCCATTTGAGAGAAGGGTTACATGTGGAGGGTATATACTATCATGGTGAGAATGTGATAAATTCAAAGGCTTAATTAAATGGTCTATAATGTACCAATGCTATTAAGGGTAAGGCTATAACGACCGCTATAGCAATTCTTGCATAATATACTAATGTCGGAATAactacaaaatcaattatatggCGTAGAGTTTATTGAGGGAACTTATTAACattaagtgtttgaaattaaGTATTTTGTGTATTGGATTATATTGACAAGTATTTTAAAGACATTTGATAAAGATTgaccaaataaaaatttactgttgaaaaaaacaaaatttaatttgagtCATAATCtcttatatatcaaatatttttaaatttgtatctTCTCAATTGTACTTATGAAAACATAAATGTTTGATAAAGAGTCTCATTATTACATGTTATAAATGTATTGGTTaaagaattaataaaaaaaacttatttttgaaaatataaattaaactttttttagtatgttgaattaaattattaaacttgttaaaaattagaaatattaatctcaaaacttatttttttgacGAAAaagaactttttttaaaaaaaaataaaaaaatacttatgtgcatttctctatttaattttggtgttgtttttaaatttttagtttttaactcAAATTATactctattttaattgaaatataaataaaattggtagttaaaatatttatatatttgattaagtatttaatttaaatatattaattttttaattattatttttgttcatattttattttgaatgcaGTATCTAGTTACTTATTATTTCTtcaaaactataaattttaaagatttgttttattcacaaaaaatatataaattaagaattataccaaaagtatataaaaaaatacacttaaattaattaatggtcCAAAAGTCATTTGTTAGGAGGATTATAAAGTATATTTTACATGATTAGAAGAGCAGATATATAGTGTCTaaacacatatattttatatgcacttaaaaaattatctatttatataGTCTtgcaaacatataaaaataactaaagattctattaaacaaaaaacattGAACCAATGTTATGATTTCCGaagcaaaaacaaaatttagtttCTAACAGATGCATGTGctgttattaaaaataaaaaataagaaaaacgaAATTGTAacatttttgaacaaaaaatggttgaaaagagaaagaaaaagttGGAAAACGTGACTGGTCAAAGCAGTCTCGTGTAAAAACATTACAGCATGTTTAGGATCCATTGAACCATCGAGTACATTAATAATACTTCTCCTACTACCGTATTCCTTTGACTGTTGACATTTGTATtgcatcttcttcttcttttgcttTTACTTTTGGTTTTCCTTTTCATAAATACAAAATCTGCTTCTTTTTCGAGCCAAGAgaataataattactcaaaaGAAGAAGATGTCAGCAGGTAAGAAGAAGGCGTTGGCTGTTGAAGATGTGATCAACTCCATTGGATTAGGTTACGATCTCACTAACGATCTCAGACTCAAATCATGCAAACATGACTTCAAATTGATCACTATTGACCACGACAACCTTCGTACTGTCGAACTTCCCGGTCGTGTTTCAATCCCTAATGTCCCCAAATCCATTAAATGCGATAAAGGAGACCGTATGAGATTGTGTTCTGATGTTATTTCTTTTCAGCAGGTACATGTTTATAtcattctatttctatttttagaattataaactttttttcttttcttttctttttttgttttagccAAAGTTTATTATATGAGTCCAGTGCAGGAAGTTTTGTGTGTTTTTTGTTGGACTGTAGAAATTTTAATTTGCAATTACCTAAATTAGAGTTAATCACTTATTTTGTTCCCAAAATAGTATGCTCAAGCAATTTGGGAATTTGAACTCAGTATCTTGAGGTAACAATGCAAACTATTACCACTGAGCTAGCACCTCAAGTATTAAATTGAGCAACTCAAAAGGTCTAATATCATAGTTATAGAAGATTTTTAATTGCAGGATTATTTACAATCTTAAGGAACGCTTATAACTATTTTTCTGTTCTTATTTTGGTGAAATCAAATTCTTTGGCATGTGTATTGTTGTAATATTGATATCCGTGGACTATGGAGGATTGTTTGTCTGACTGACTAGGCATATATGTCTTTTGTTTTGTATACCTTTTAGATGTCAGAGCAGTTCAACCAGGAGCTGTCACTGACTGGTAAGATTCCAACGGGTCATTTCAATGCCGCGTTTCAGTTTTCGGGAGTTTGGCAAAGAGATGCTGCAAATACCAAGAGTCTTGCTTTTGATGGTGTATCGATCACGCTCTACGACATAGCACTTGAGAAAACACAAATAGTTCTGAGTGATCATGTCAAACAAGCTGTTCCTTCGTCGTGGGATCCCGCTGCATTGGCAAGGTACTTTATGAACTCAGCAAAATATTTTTCCTCTCCATAACTTTGGCTTTCTGTTTAACTGCTTTTCCAGTTATTTCAATTAATGAATTTGCTTGCTATGTTTGAGTTCCAACTTGTATATTTTCATCTTATCTTTTCAGGTTCATCAATAAATATGGAACCCATGCTGTAGTTGGGATCAAAATAGGGGGAACCGATATAATTTATGCAAAGCAACAGTACTCCTCTCCTCTCCAACCTTCTGATGTACAGAAAAAACTGAAGGACTTGGCAGACGAATTATTCATGGGCCAGGCTGGACAAAATATCACTAATGATGCGGCATTTAATGCGAAAGAAAAGGTTTAAAGCTTTTccagttctttttttttttccttctctttaaATTTGGTATTAGATAACATCATGTATGCCGAGATTGAAACTAGTTTTCGAATACCTAGTAGGGCCACCAACAATTTTTCTATGACTTTAGGACAGCCCTAGGTTAACTTTGAACTCTTTTCTATTTATCTTGGTTTTCAATATGTACTTACTGAGTATATCCAATAGCTCTTGACGCAATACATGCTCTTTGTTGATGACTTGATTATATAGTTACAGTAAGGGAGTCAAGAAAGGGAATAAATGGTATATAAGAGTTGTGGAAGGAAGCGTAATCACACGGCATTGAGTTAGGTAGAAGAAAAATGGACTATACGAAACACTAGTTCAGCCAGAGAGACGAGCACTAGCTTGGAGGTGATTATTGGAGATCATATTCAACTTGGGTGGATGAAATAGAAAAATGCTTCAAGTGGTACGGTGCTTGAAAGATGCTAACCTGCAACAGTTGAATTAGGAGTGTTGTGATAGAGGACTGGAAGAGATatgaaattaagataaaattagGAATGGGTGtattagagaaaaagaaagacatgcaCTATTTAAAAGGAAGGGATGAGTGTAGACGAAGTAAAAAAACATTATCGTTCAAATGCCCTTTCTGGAGACTTAATTTTTGATAGAATATATTATCGTCTTAGCCAACATTAATTAGTGAATACAAGTTTGCTTTGACTCTGAGATAAATCACTAAAAACACTTACATACAAGTATAATATGTTTTCTGTAAAATCTGAGTAATAATTATGTGAAAAATCAGATCACattgaactaaaatattataataaatccAAAAGATCGCATTACCCTATGCAGAGAGCTAGCTTAACTTATATTTTCCTCTCTTTCCCCTCCAGTTTATGATGGACAATGGACTAGGATTCCTGGACATTCAAGCTCATTCCTACCGTGAATCAGAGGTAATAGTTgttcttaaattttaatttatgccAGCTACAGGATCATCCTTCTTTTCACCCATGCTGACTTTGGCTCCTAGAACCGTTGCCTATTTCCTATGAAGACAGCTGAATGTTACTAGAGTTGTTTGCTATGCTTCGTTTTTGAAAAGTTCCTGGGTTTTTTGTTGCAAATTTTGATATTGTTATCAAAGACGCTTTTCTGCTCAATCGGTTGTTGTTAGAACTTCATTaatctattaatattttactttcAGAGGGAAAACACAACAAATGTTCTTACTATTTTCCCCCTTCTCAATTAACATTTTAGGTGCAGGATATCAAGTTTATGTACAAGAGGAAAGGTGGAAATGGGAAAAAATATCTGAGCCATAATGAATGGTGCCAAACTGTCTTGTCTCAACCTGATGTGATATCAATGTCATTCATACCAATTACATCTCTACTTGGTGGAATAAATGGGAGTGGATATTTAACACATGCCATAAATCTCTATTTACGATGTAAGCAACTAAGCATGACTCTTTTAGTCATTCACTTATTCAAATTTGGTTTTAAAGCCTATGGAATCACTAATATCAAAGCTGTATAGATTTTTTAAAGCTGTATAGCATGACTCTTTCTGTCActctataatttattatttaaaataaaagtgcATCAATGAGTTTAGGCTTCGTCCCTCCAATCATTTGGATAGTTTGACAGTGGTGAGACAATGGAATGGAAATGAGGTTTGTGCTGATTATACTTGCAACGCGTTCACCATTATTCTTTTATGGAAGATATTCTAGATTTTctcatttattttatgaagATTTGTTTAACATGATTATGAGATTCTTTATGCTGTTGTGGCTGTAGTTTTCTATGTTATTGAAGGTGGTCTATGATGcctttatttaaatatatgctATAATTGTAATTCGCGGTCCATGTACAAGAGGTTAGAAAGAAATGCTGTGCAAAATATAAACATCATTCACTGGAACTTCTAACTGCAGATAAACCAGCAATTGAAGAACTGCATCAATTTTTGGAGTTCCAGCTTCCAAGGCAATGGGCCCCTGTATTTGGTGAGCTTGCCCTTGGTCCTGAAAGGAAGGCGCAGAGTTCTTCATCTTTACAGTTCAGTTTCATGGGTCCTAAGCTCTACGTAAACACAACACCGGTAATGCTACTTGTTTTATGTGGAATTTTTTAATCCAATTGCCTTGTTTTTTCTTTGGTTCTGTCATAAATCAGTTATTTCAAAAGCTTAAACTGTTGCGTGAAGACATGTGAATCATTGTTATATCTAGCATGTTACATCAAACGAGAGCCTTATGCACGTCTCCTTAATCATTTTCACATCTTTATGTACTAAGATAAATTTCAGAACAAAgtctttattttcatataaaactGTTAAATTTGAGTGACTATATTTCATGTGTCTGAGGGCTGCAAGTCACCCTTGCATCATATATACATTTCTACCTAATATCCCCAAGTTTTGATCAAAAGTCTATGTAATTTatctcaataaaaatatatcatcgTATTGATGAAGATATTAAGGAgtcttattttctttattttagtcatgcaaaaaaaaaaaacagtgcATTGTTAGATTTTCTTTACGTTTCAAATGTGGTGATTTATTTGGACTGACCTCAAACTTCATACAGGTCGTTGTACGAATGAAGCCTGTGACAGGCCTTCGACTGTATTTGGAAGGAAAGAAAAGTAATTGTTTGGCAATCCATTTACAGCACCTCTCCTCCCTGCCCAAGACATTCCAACTTGAGGATGAGCCTAATGGGAATGTATCCGATGCCTCTTCAGAACGTAAATACTATGAAAAGGTTCAGTGGAAGAGTTTTTCTCATATTTGTACGGCTCCTGTTGAATCCGATGACGAAAATGCTGTTGTGGCTGGGGCACACTTCGAAGTCGGGGAAACCGGTCTGAAGAAAGTTCTCTTCCTACGACTTCATTTCTGTAAAGTTGCCAATGCAACCCCTGTGAAAGCGCCTCAATGGGATGGTTCTCCAGGCTTGGCCCAGAAATCCGGAATAATCTCAACTTTGATCAGCACTCGCTTTTCAGGTCCACAAaaaccaccaccaccacaaccATCCGACGTAAATGTCAACTCTGCATTATACCCTGGAGGACCTCCCGTGCCTGCTCAGTCACCTAAACTTCTGAGGTTTGTTGACACAACCGAAATGACAAGAGGACCGCAAGATTTGCCTGGAttctggattgtgtctggtgcAAGGCTTTATGTAGAGAAGGGTAAAATATCACTCAAAGTAAAATATTCTCGGGAAACCGGTCTGAAGAAAGTTCTCTTCCTACGACTTCATTTCTGTAAAGTTGCCAATGCAACCCCTGTGAAAGCGCCTCAATGGGATGGTTCTCCAGGCTTGGCCCAGAAATCCGGAATAATCTCAACTTTGATCAGCACTCGCTTTTCAGGTCCACAAaaaccaccaccaccacaaccATCCGACGTAAATGTCAACTCTGCATTATACCCTGGAGGACCTCCCGTGCCTGCTCAGTCACCTAAACTTCTGAGGTTTGTTGACACAACCGAAATGACAAGAGGACCGCAAGATTTGCCTGGAttctggattgtgtctggtgcAAGGCTTTATGTAGAGAAGGGTAAAATATCACTCAAAGTAAAATATTCTCTTTTAACCGTGATTTTACCGGATGAAGATACGACAAGttattgaaaatatcaaatgtGGCAGAGTTGGAAGATGAATCTCAT
It includes:
- the LOC101497969 gene encoding MACPF domain-containing protein At4g24290-like → MSAGKKKALAVEDVINSIGLGYDLTNDLRLKSCKHDFKLITIDHDNLRTVELPGRVSIPNVPKSIKCDKGDRMRLCSDVISFQQMSEQFNQELSLTGKIPTGHFNAAFQFSGVWQRDAANTKSLAFDGVSITLYDIALEKTQIVLSDHVKQAVPSSWDPAALARFINKYGTHAVVGIKIGGTDIIYAKQQYSSPLQPSDVQKKLKDLADELFMGQAGQNITNDAAFNAKEKFMMDNGLGFLDIQAHSYRESEVQDIKFMYKRKGGNGKKYLSHNEWCQTVLSQPDVISMSFIPITSLLGGINGSGYLTHAINLYLRYKPAIEELHQFLEFQLPRQWAPVFGELALGPERKAQSSSSLQFSFMGPKLYVNTTPVVVRMKPVTGLRLYLEGKKSNCLAIHLQHLSSLPKTFQLEDEPNGNVSDASSERKYYEKVQWKSFSHICTAPVESDDENAVVAGAHFEVGETGLKKVLFLRLHFCKVANATPVKAPQWDGSPGLAQKSGIISTLISTRFSGPQKPPPPQPSDVNVNSALYPGGPPVPAQSPKLLRFVDTTEMTRGPQDLPGFWIVSGARLYVEKGKISLKVKYSRETGLKKVLFLRLHFCKVANATPVKAPQWDGSPGLAQKSGIISTLISTRFSGPQKPPPPQPSDVNVNSALYPGGPPVPAQSPKLLRFVDTTEMTRGPQDLPGFWIVSGARLYVEKGKISLKVKYSLLTVILPDEDTTSY